A genomic stretch from Lysobacter soyae includes:
- the pgaB gene encoding poly-beta-1,6-N-acetyl-D-glucosamine N-deacetylase PgaB, with protein sequence MWSRLGQWCVMMALACSPLFAHAQSLAAESKLRDRQNLLVISYHDIRDDVAKRGDPDVYAVSTRNLALQFDWLAANGYHPISMAQLVDNVKHGRPLPDRPVLLTFDDGLRSAYTKAFPLLRAYNYPAVVAVVTSWLDLPEGKTFDYGPRFFGRDDFLTWDQLKEMKASGLIEVASHTHDMHMGVLANPQGNETPAVITHLYDAKTGRYESDTEYKARLKRDLDLSSTLIERHLGAKPTVLVWPYAAYNAVANAVADDAGFQATFDLEDRNPNKIVNLHGLGRSLLMGNPDAAAFASNAWEVGDQAQTTRALQIDLDQVYDPDPIQQGKNLDALIERVARIAPSHVYLQAFADPDGNNTADAVYFPNRHLPMRADLFSRVAWQLRTRAGVAVFAWLPVLGFEFGDAQWRLRHGIKASGKENFRIDFTDLEARRWARDMYEDLARQSYIAGLLFHDDAYLRDDELPALKNRSQALIDFTLELKAAAEVWRPKLKTIRNLFAQPVLNPNAEAWYAQDLKRFNAAYDYTAIMAMPYMEQAARPSVWLAHLIEAARKEDPTLSRTVFELQTVDWRTGKPVSGKTLTAQVRMLVAAGANHIAWYPDDFVGDTPSLRYATEAMSARTYPYKKP encoded by the coding sequence ATGTGGTCGCGATTGGGTCAATGGTGCGTGATGATGGCGTTGGCATGCAGTCCGCTGTTTGCGCATGCGCAATCCTTGGCGGCGGAAAGTAAACTCCGCGATCGTCAAAATTTGCTGGTCATCAGCTATCACGACATCCGCGACGATGTGGCCAAGCGCGGGGATCCCGACGTCTATGCGGTCAGCACGCGCAACTTGGCGCTACAGTTCGACTGGTTGGCAGCCAACGGCTACCACCCGATTTCAATGGCGCAGCTGGTCGACAACGTCAAGCATGGCAGGCCCTTACCTGACCGTCCCGTTCTGCTGACTTTCGACGATGGTTTGCGTAGCGCCTACACCAAAGCGTTTCCGTTGCTGCGTGCGTATAACTACCCGGCCGTGGTCGCGGTCGTCACTTCCTGGCTGGATCTGCCCGAAGGAAAAACGTTCGACTACGGGCCGCGCTTCTTCGGCCGCGACGACTTCCTGACTTGGGACCAGCTCAAAGAGATGAAGGCTTCCGGCCTCATTGAAGTCGCATCGCATACGCATGACATGCACATGGGCGTGCTGGCCAACCCGCAGGGCAACGAAACGCCCGCGGTGATCACGCATCTTTACGACGCGAAAACCGGTCGCTATGAAAGCGATACCGAATACAAAGCGCGACTCAAACGCGATCTCGACTTGAGTTCGACCCTCATCGAGCGTCACCTCGGCGCCAAACCAACCGTTCTGGTTTGGCCCTATGCGGCCTATAACGCCGTTGCCAACGCGGTGGCAGACGATGCCGGTTTCCAAGCCACGTTTGACTTGGAAGACCGAAACCCGAACAAGATTGTCAACCTGCATGGCCTGGGACGCTCGCTTTTGATGGGCAATCCCGACGCCGCCGCGTTTGCGAGCAATGCCTGGGAGGTCGGCGACCAAGCGCAAACCACACGCGCACTGCAGATCGATCTGGATCAGGTCTACGATCCCGATCCGATCCAACAAGGCAAAAATCTCGATGCATTGATTGAGCGCGTGGCCCGCATTGCCCCAAGTCACGTCTATTTACAGGCCTTTGCCGACCCTGATGGCAACAACACCGCCGATGCCGTCTACTTCCCCAATCGTCACCTACCGATGCGTGCAGACCTTTTCTCACGCGTGGCATGGCAGCTGAGAACGCGCGCCGGTGTGGCGGTGTTTGCCTGGCTCCCAGTGCTCGGATTCGAATTCGGCGATGCACAGTGGCGACTGCGCCACGGCATCAAAGCCAGCGGCAAAGAAAACTTCCGGATTGATTTCACCGATCTCGAAGCACGGCGTTGGGCACGGGATATGTACGAAGATCTCGCCCGCCAGTCATACATCGCCGGACTTCTCTTCCATGATGACGCCTACCTGCGCGACGACGAACTGCCGGCGTTGAAAAACCGTTCGCAAGCGTTGATCGACTTTACGCTGGAGCTGAAAGCCGCGGCGGAAGTCTGGCGGCCCAAACTCAAGACGATACGGAATCTGTTTGCGCAACCGGTACTCAATCCGAATGCCGAGGCTTGGTACGCGCAGGATCTCAAGCGCTTCAACGCTGCCTACGACTACACGGCGATTATGGCGATGCCCTATATGGAGCAAGCCGCGCGACCGTCTGTTTGGCTTGCGCATTTGATCGAGGCTGCGCGCAAGGAAGACCCGACGCTCAGCCGTACCGTCTTCGAACTGCAAACGGTGGATTGGCGCACCGGCAAGCCGGTGTCAGGAAAAACGCTGACTGCACAGGTCCGGATGCTCGTGGCCGCCGGTGCAAATCACATTGCTTGGTATCCCGATGATTTCGTGGGCGACACCCCGTCGCTTCGCTATGCGACCGAGGCCATGTCGGCGCGTACGTATCCCTATAAGAAGCCCTGA
- the pgaC gene encoding poly-beta-1,6-N-acetyl-D-glucosamine synthase, whose amino-acid sequence MWLELLFKFAFFYPITMSFFWISGAVYYYFRRERHEPARTEPPPLAEYPSVSILIPCHNEALNAQETIGAALAQHWPNLEVIAINDGSTDNTAEVLNALAALHPQLRVIHLDRNLGKANALRMGAMSAQSEFLVCIDGDALLDEYATYWLVHHFLEGPRVGAVTGNPRIRNRSTMLGKLQVGEFSSIIGMIKRAQRVYGRIFTVSGVIAAFRRTALHRVGYWSEDMVTEDIDISWRLQMDHWDIRYEPNAIALILMPETLKGLWRQRLRWAKGGVEVITRYAKQLNAWRQRRMWGVFIEYLCSVAWAFTMCFIFILYGLRHLIDVPQSLYVNSLLPGWHGMILAIVCLFQFGVSILIDRRYEAKIGRTYYWMVWYPMAYWVLSMLTTVIAVPKVLLGSRTRAVWVSPDRGFR is encoded by the coding sequence ATGTGGCTGGAACTGCTCTTCAAGTTCGCGTTCTTTTACCCGATCACGATGTCCTTTTTCTGGATTTCGGGCGCGGTGTACTACTACTTCAGACGCGAACGTCATGAGCCGGCCCGGACCGAACCTCCACCGCTGGCGGAGTATCCGTCGGTCAGCATCCTGATTCCCTGCCACAACGAAGCCCTCAACGCGCAAGAAACCATCGGTGCCGCACTCGCGCAACATTGGCCGAACTTGGAGGTCATTGCGATCAACGACGGTAGTACCGATAACACCGCCGAAGTGTTGAACGCACTCGCCGCCCTTCATCCGCAACTTCGCGTGATTCATTTGGATCGCAATCTGGGCAAAGCCAATGCGCTCCGGATGGGCGCCATGTCGGCGCAGTCGGAATTTCTGGTTTGCATTGATGGCGACGCGCTGCTCGATGAGTACGCAACCTACTGGCTCGTCCACCATTTCCTTGAAGGCCCGCGCGTGGGTGCGGTGACCGGCAATCCGCGCATCCGAAACCGTTCAACCATGCTCGGCAAACTTCAAGTCGGCGAGTTCTCTTCAATCATCGGGATGATCAAACGCGCCCAGCGCGTCTACGGACGGATCTTCACCGTTTCGGGCGTGATTGCAGCGTTCCGCCGTACCGCTCTGCACCGCGTCGGCTACTGGTCCGAAGACATGGTCACCGAAGACATTGATATCTCCTGGCGCCTGCAGATGGACCACTGGGATATCCGCTATGAACCGAATGCGATCGCGCTGATTTTGATGCCGGAAACCTTGAAAGGGCTTTGGCGGCAACGTCTGCGTTGGGCGAAGGGCGGCGTGGAGGTCATCACCCGTTATGCCAAGCAATTGAATGCATGGCGACAACGTCGCATGTGGGGTGTCTTCATCGAATACCTCTGCAGCGTGGCATGGGCATTCACCATGTGCTTCATCTTCATTCTTTACGGGCTGCGCCATTTAATTGATGTGCCGCAAAGCCTGTACGTCAATTCCCTGCTCCCCGGTTGGCACGGCATGATCTTGGCGATCGTCTGCCTGTTCCAGTTCGGCGTCAGCATTTTGATTGACCGCCGATACGAAGCGAAGATCGGCCGGACGTACTACTGGATGGTCTGGTACCCGATGGCGTATTGGGTGCTCAGCATGCTCACGACCGTGATCGCCGTTCCGAAAGTTTTGCTAGGCAGCCGCACGCGCGCTGTCTGGGTGTCGCCTGATCGAGGTTTCCGATGA
- the pgaD gene encoding poly-beta-1,6-N-acetyl-D-glucosamine biosynthesis protein PgaD produces the protein MTRIEEDRLIQNERNLPVMRRTFWGVLTAVFWLTYVYLWLPLITLLMWYLGVRQARLELYLRTHSFDPYLLVVLPVIAVLAAMTLVIWAEYNRNRFSGGDRRAETPVLAHSAIVNDLGGNADIATTLAGHKVCMLHMNEHAVPMSAVPVNFRRGPGGASEANAQPLKYRHIERAEHEPASIQQSEPHCGTLRTRES, from the coding sequence ATGACACGCATTGAAGAAGATCGTCTGATTCAAAACGAACGCAACTTGCCGGTGATGCGGCGAACGTTTTGGGGCGTGCTGACCGCGGTTTTCTGGCTCACCTACGTCTATCTTTGGCTCCCTCTCATCACGTTACTGATGTGGTATCTCGGCGTGCGACAAGCGCGCCTCGAGCTGTACCTCCGCACGCACAGTTTCGATCCCTATTTGTTGGTCGTGCTGCCGGTCATCGCGGTCCTCGCCGCCATGACTTTGGTGATTTGGGCCGAATATAACCGGAATCGCTTCAGCGGGGGCGACAGACGTGCCGAAACCCCGGTGCTCGCGCATTCGGCGATCGTCAATGATCTCGGCGGCAACGCCGACATCGCCACCACCTTAGCCGGCCACAAGGTCTGCATGTTGCACATGAACGAGCATGCGGTACCCATGTCGGCGGTCCCGGTCAACTTCCGGCGCGGGCCGGGCGGCGCCAGCGAAGCCAATGCGCAACCGCTAAAATATCGGCATATTGAACGAGCCGAACATGAGCCTGCATCTATACAACAGTCTGAGCCGCACTGCGGAACGCTTCGTACCCGCGAATCCTGA
- the cysS gene encoding cysteine--tRNA ligase: MSLHLYNSLSRTAERFVPANPDAPTLYLCGPTVYNYVHIGNARGPVVFDVLAALLRRRFGGLKFARNITDVDDKINAAAKEAGVPINVITDKFAKAYAEDMAALGVQPPDIAPEATAHIAEMIAMIESLIASGHAYAAEGHVLFSVNAFPGYGKLSRRDIDDMRAGARVEVAPYKRDPGDFVLWKPSSDDLPGWDSPWGRGRPGWHIECSAMAAKHLGETIDIHAGGVDLQFPHHENEIAQSECAHGGKVFARWWLHNGMLNFDGAKMSKSVGNIERVHDLIQQHPPEALRFALLSAHYRQPLDWSGRLVDQSVRTLDRLYGTLRELQDVDATANIPASIEAALDDDLNTPAALADIARIAGEARKAETAEEKSRLKSELLGAGLALGLLQQSPETWFARGADSADDAAIQALVDARTQAKQDRDFARADAIRKDLDAQGIVLEDTPQGVRWTRKA, translated from the coding sequence ATGAGCCTGCATCTATACAACAGTCTGAGCCGCACTGCGGAACGCTTCGTACCCGCGAATCCTGACGCCCCGACGCTGTATCTGTGCGGTCCGACCGTCTATAACTACGTCCACATCGGCAACGCAAGGGGCCCGGTCGTCTTCGACGTCTTGGCCGCCCTGCTCCGCCGTCGCTTCGGCGGCCTGAAGTTTGCCCGCAACATCACTGACGTGGACGACAAGATCAATGCCGCCGCCAAAGAAGCCGGCGTCCCGATCAATGTCATCACCGACAAATTCGCCAAGGCGTATGCCGAAGACATGGCTGCATTGGGCGTGCAACCGCCTGATATTGCGCCTGAGGCCACCGCCCACATCGCCGAGATGATCGCCATGATCGAATCGCTGATTGCGAGCGGCCATGCTTATGCGGCCGAGGGGCACGTCCTGTTTTCGGTGAATGCGTTTCCCGGCTATGGCAAGCTGTCGCGTCGCGATATCGACGATATGCGCGCTGGCGCGCGCGTGGAAGTCGCCCCCTACAAACGCGACCCCGGCGACTTTGTCCTCTGGAAACCTTCCAGCGACGATCTGCCCGGCTGGGATTCACCCTGGGGCCGTGGCCGCCCCGGTTGGCACATCGAGTGCTCGGCCATGGCCGCCAAGCACTTGGGCGAAACCATCGATATCCATGCCGGCGGCGTGGATTTGCAATTCCCGCATCACGAAAACGAAATCGCCCAAAGCGAATGCGCGCACGGCGGCAAAGTGTTTGCCCGCTGGTGGCTCCACAACGGCATGTTGAATTTCGACGGCGCCAAGATGAGCAAATCGGTCGGCAACATCGAACGGGTCCATGATCTGATTCAACAACACCCGCCTGAAGCCTTGCGCTTCGCACTGCTCTCGGCGCATTACCGGCAACCCTTGGATTGGTCGGGGCGATTGGTGGATCAGTCCGTGCGAACTTTGGATCGCTTGTACGGGACCTTGCGCGAGCTTCAGGACGTCGACGCAACCGCGAACATCCCGGCCAGCATCGAAGCGGCACTGGACGATGACTTGAATACGCCCGCGGCCTTGGCCGACATCGCGCGCATTGCCGGTGAAGCGCGCAAAGCCGAGACAGCCGAAGAAAAATCGCGCCTTAAATCCGAGCTCCTCGGCGCGGGTCTTGCCCTTGGCCTGCTGCAGCAGTCCCCTGAAACGTGGTTCGCGCGCGGCGCCGACAGTGCCGACGATGCTGCCATCCAGGCCTTGGTGGATGCGCGCACGCAGGCAAAACAAGATCGTGATTTCGCCCGCGCGGATGCCATCCGCAAGGATTTGGATGCCCAAGGCATAGTGTTGGAAGACACGCCGCAAGGTGTGCGTTGGACGAGAAAAGCCTGA
- a CDS encoding SufE family protein, protein MSQFPMEATTTEAQAAIADEFSLFSDWSERYQYLIDLGKKLPPLDDAFKTDQYRLHGCQSNVWITDRFEDGLMHFEAASDSTIVSGLIFLALRVYSGRTPEAILSTTPDYVRGIGLERHLSPTRSNGHAALLQFIQDRAGAAR, encoded by the coding sequence ATGTCGCAATTCCCCATGGAAGCCACAACCACGGAAGCACAAGCGGCGATTGCGGATGAGTTTTCACTGTTCAGTGATTGGTCGGAACGCTATCAATACTTGATTGACCTCGGCAAAAAACTGCCGCCGCTGGATGATGCGTTCAAGACCGATCAATATCGCCTGCACGGATGCCAATCCAATGTCTGGATCACGGACCGTTTTGAAGACGGCCTGATGCACTTCGAGGCCGCCAGTGATTCAACCATTGTCTCGGGCCTCATCTTTCTCGCCTTGCGCGTGTACTCCGGACGAACCCCGGAAGCGATTCTGTCGACGACGCCGGATTACGTGCGGGGCATCGGCTTGGAACGCCATTTGTCGCCGACGCGTTCGAACGGACACGCGGCGCTGTTGCAGTTCATTCAAGATCGCGCGGGCGCTGCACGATGA
- a CDS encoding MFS transporter, whose amino-acid sequence MSEDISAQVAAAPSPFTVTGFRWLMVYRIATMLSYQIVAVTVGWHIYSLTRDPWQLGLIGLAEVVPFFCVAPFAGHLVDTLPRRKLGMAACVLLGINAIILTLIASGHITHKGTWPIYAAVMVGGIGRAFLGPIYNALFGRVLTRPQFPKGASLGSVIFQLGLVLGPATGGLIVGHFGKATAYATSTVFVALAIFALSVMKVTEPVQTQQRGPVFQSIGEGLKFVFGHQILLAALALDMFAVLFGGAISLAPAFIKDVLHAGPEALGVLRGAPALGSVCVALWLSRHPLDKNAGKIMLFAVAGFGACMVGFGLSKVLWLSVLFLLISGMFDGVSVILRSTVLQLATPDDMRGRVSSVNSVFISSSNELGAFYAGSMAKLLGLVPAVVLGGFVTMGIVTATATLAPRLRKLNMRELH is encoded by the coding sequence ATGAGTGAAGACATTTCGGCGCAAGTGGCGGCCGCGCCCTCGCCGTTCACCGTCACCGGTTTCCGTTGGTTGATGGTGTATCGCATTGCGACGATGCTGTCGTATCAAATCGTGGCGGTCACCGTGGGTTGGCATATTTACAGCCTCACCCGCGATCCTTGGCAGCTCGGCCTGATCGGCTTGGCCGAAGTCGTGCCGTTTTTTTGCGTCGCCCCCTTCGCCGGGCATCTGGTGGATACCCTGCCGCGCCGGAAACTCGGCATGGCGGCCTGCGTCTTGCTCGGCATCAACGCCATTATTTTGACGCTCATCGCCAGCGGACATATCACGCACAAGGGCACGTGGCCCATCTACGCCGCGGTCATGGTCGGCGGCATCGGACGCGCGTTCTTAGGGCCCATCTACAACGCGTTGTTCGGCCGCGTATTGACCCGGCCGCAATTTCCCAAAGGCGCGAGCCTAGGCAGTGTCATCTTCCAACTCGGCCTGGTGTTGGGTCCTGCCACCGGCGGCTTGATTGTCGGCCATTTCGGCAAGGCCACCGCCTATGCCACGTCAACTGTCTTCGTGGCCTTGGCGATCTTCGCGCTCTCGGTGATGAAGGTGACGGAACCGGTGCAAACGCAGCAGCGCGGCCCGGTGTTCCAAAGCATCGGTGAGGGCCTGAAGTTCGTGTTCGGACACCAGATCTTGCTCGCCGCACTCGCACTCGACATGTTCGCTGTGTTGTTCGGTGGTGCCATTTCGTTGGCACCGGCATTCATCAAGGACGTATTGCACGCAGGCCCGGAAGCCCTCGGTGTACTGCGTGGCGCGCCGGCCTTGGGATCGGTATGTGTCGCGCTCTGGCTGTCACGTCACCCCTTGGACAAGAACGCGGGCAAGATCATGCTGTTTGCCGTCGCTGGCTTCGGCGCCTGCATGGTCGGCTTCGGACTCAGCAAAGTGCTGTGGCTTTCCGTGTTGTTCTTGCTGATTTCCGGCATGTTCGACGGCGTGTCGGTGATCTTGCGGTCGACGGTCTTGCAGCTCGCCACGCCTGACGACATGCGCGGACGGGTGTCTTCGGTCAACAGTGTCTTCATCAGCAGCTCGAATGAGCTGGGCGCCTTTTATGCAGGCTCTATGGCCAAGTTGCTGGGCTTGGTGCCGGCAGTCGTTCTGGGTGGATTTGTCACGATGGGCATTGTGACAGCGACCGCGACGCTGGCGCCGCGGCTACGCAAATTGAATATGCGCGAGCTGCATTAG
- the dksA gene encoding RNA polymerase-binding protein DksA, translating to MAVKKTAKKTVKTSAKSTTKAKAPAKKAAPAKKAVAAKKAVKPVAKAAKAVKPAAKPVAKTAKKVVKAPVKVAKKPVVAKAAAKKVAAAKPAAKVAKPAAKKAPAKKAAPVAKKAVAAPVKKAAPVVKAAAKAAKPATKQVAPAAAVKPVKPVAAPAPVEVKVAAPAPAPAPAAAKAAKKPGRKTTHAPLDVAPRAPVPMPPRVRPIGKTLTAKAPTEKVAPKSSKVKVVKYDTDKETKRPILPPGYKPSVDEEYMNPLHIEYFRQKLLDRRAALVAESKQTIESLKEEVRDVGDDAERASRETENALELRERDRNRKMIGKLDSILRRIDNGDYGYCVDTGEEIGLERLEARPEAERTLDAQGRREHLQRQYSD from the coding sequence GTGGCAGTCAAGAAAACAGCAAAGAAAACGGTGAAAACCTCTGCAAAGAGCACCACCAAGGCCAAGGCGCCGGCCAAAAAGGCCGCACCTGCAAAGAAAGCCGTCGCGGCCAAAAAAGCCGTGAAACCGGTGGCGAAGGCTGCCAAAGCCGTCAAACCTGCTGCAAAGCCGGTGGCCAAGACCGCCAAGAAGGTCGTGAAAGCACCGGTAAAGGTCGCTAAGAAACCGGTGGTTGCGAAGGCAGCCGCCAAGAAAGTTGCCGCCGCGAAGCCCGCTGCGAAGGTCGCCAAGCCTGCTGCCAAGAAGGCGCCGGCCAAAAAGGCTGCACCGGTCGCGAAGAAAGCGGTTGCTGCGCCCGTAAAGAAGGCGGCGCCTGTGGTGAAGGCGGCTGCCAAGGCCGCGAAGCCGGCGACGAAGCAAGTTGCACCTGCCGCTGCGGTCAAACCGGTCAAGCCGGTTGCAGCGCCCGCGCCGGTCGAGGTGAAGGTTGCCGCACCGGCGCCCGCACCTGCACCTGCAGCTGCGAAGGCGGCCAAGAAACCGGGCCGCAAAACAACGCATGCGCCGCTGGATGTCGCGCCGCGTGCACCGGTGCCGATGCCGCCGCGCGTACGCCCGATCGGCAAGACATTGACGGCCAAAGCCCCGACCGAAAAGGTCGCGCCGAAGTCGTCCAAGGTCAAAGTCGTGAAATACGACACGGACAAGGAAACCAAGCGCCCGATTCTTCCGCCCGGCTACAAGCCGTCGGTGGACGAGGAATACATGAACCCGCTGCACATCGAGTACTTCCGTCAGAAGTTGCTCGATCGCCGCGCGGCATTGGTCGCCGAATCCAAGCAAACGATCGAAAGTCTCAAAGAAGAAGTGCGTGATGTCGGTGATGACGCCGAGCGCGCCAGTCGCGAAACCGAGAATGCGTTGGAGCTTCGCGAACGTGACCGTAACCGCAAGATGATCGGCAAGCTGGATTCGATCCTGCGTCGTATCGATAACGGTGACTACGGTTACTGCGTGGACACCGGTGAAGAAATCGGCTTGGAACGTTTGGAAGCGCGTCCGGAAGCCGAGCGTACGCTCGATGCCCAAGGTCGCCGCGAACACTTGCAACGTCAGTACAGCGATTGA